Proteins from one Triticum aestivum cultivar Chinese Spring chromosome 7A, IWGSC CS RefSeq v2.1, whole genome shotgun sequence genomic window:
- the LOC123149556 gene encoding uncharacterized protein gives MTAASTGGGDGGGGGGGASSPAAPRAMKRELAFALQSLSEITASPGRTRSGRSLLASPAIPSSPAKRRKAAARSDPPPTPPPDLVSPPTPPLDAEAPKPAPHHAAPLDAALLPPQVASAVDAEVLPLFAATHHAADGLPLDALVATQDAAPAPREAASQDAPLAQPLDAELLPKVSHNASEVLPEVSHNAAEMPPLAAEVLPDVSHNTTEAQSLAAEVLPEVSHNAPEAPPLAAEMLPEVSHNAPEAPPLAAEMLPEVSHNAPEAPPLAAEMLPVANQDAAAEASPKASHSDDIVMVDAEAQLNAQGDADLMGPCAFPAPMEKKKKEEEGDGSNAAVPPQHQMDAHPAPVTEAESAGEAATQDTGVEPSTAAAHAMPDAEEGASMELDAPLALLEFTAGSSGHSVLDSVLADTPMAAEDATMPASIAMDAEDAATPVSTAKTVKPKRRFTRSLLGLDRETAASEIIGDVSLDLSATPGRRFTRSLLKPKVEVPPASSPVVPEEPVESTPETPPSVTKMEMKMSKKVACLSKHPGNTRDLLSTGLLEGMPVMYIIPNSKKPVLKGVIAGCNICCFCVKCDGSKAITTYFFELHAGSSKKHPAEYIYLANGNSLRDVLRACESSPLDSLDKTIQSCIDPMLTRTRTNCLNCNCELPSQTEEQFLCHQCCPESNQPQDPTSPLAYSKSSSSLTPSSKESLLKRMSASKGASTGKVTTKDTGLHKLVFKVLLDGTEVTYYVDGQKIIDGYIKDQRIYCNHCNKVVSPSAFEAHAGEGSRRKPYDNIYTSNGVSLHELSMRISKDMQLSERETDDLCRECGLGGDIFPCKMCPRSFHPACVGLPGVPLEEWFCDNCTILVQKEKALAANKNAKAAGRQAGVDSIEQILKRAIRIVPICDDLGGCALCKKKDFNNSVFDERTVILCDQCEKEYHVGCLRSEWQVDLKELPEGEWFCCDSCSEIRSSLDKMISEGAQPLSESDLDIIRKKHESKGLIMDTNTEIRWQLVAGRSATEDGNSLLSSAVPVIHQSFDPIIEAHTGRDLIPEMVHGRRPKEGMPGQDYSGMYCAVLTVGSTVVSAALLRVMGGDVAELPLVATSMDLQGLGYFQVLFSCIERLLVSLKVKHFMLPAAHEAEAIWMKKFGFSKIPQDEMEAYLNGGHLTVFHGTLNLYKAVPLPES, from the exons ATGACCGCCGCCtccaccggcggcggcgacggaggaggcggtggcgggggCGCGTCGTCCCCGGCGGCGCCGCGGGCCATGAAGCGCGAGCTGGCCTTCGCGCTGCAGTCCCTCTCGGAGATCACCGCCTCCCCCGGCCGCACCCGCTCCGGCCGCTCCCTCCTCGCCTCCCCCGCCATCCCCTCCTCGCCCGCCAAGCGGAGGAAGGCCGCCGCCAGATCCGACCCCCCGCCCACCCCGCCCCCGGATCTGGTCTCCCCGCCCACCCCGCCCCTCGACGCCGAGGCGCCCAAGCCCGCCCCCCACCACGCCGCCCCCCTCGATGCTGCCCTCCTGCCGCCCCAGGTAGCTTCGGCCGTCGATGCGGAGGTGCTGCCGCTTTTCGCTGCCACTCACCACGCCGCCGATGGGTTACCCTTGGACGCCCTCGTAGCCACCCAAGATGCTGCCCCGGCGCCGCGCGAGGCAGCCAGCCAAGATgctcccctggcgcagcccttggATGCAGAGCTGCTGCCCAAGGTCAGCCACAACGCTTCCGAGGTGTTGCCCGAAGTTAGCCACAACGCTGCCGAGATGCCGCCCTTGGCTGCTGAGGTGCTGCCCGATGTCAGCCACAACACTACAGAGGCGCAGTCCTTGGCTGCCGAGGTGCTGCCTGAAGTCAGCCACAACGCTCCCGAGGCGCCGCCCTTGGCTGCCGAGATGCTGCCCGAGGTCAGCCACAACGCTCCCGAGGCGCCGCCCTTGGCTGCCGAGATGCTGCCCGAGGTCAGCCACAACGCTCCCGAGGCGCCGCCCTTGGCTGCCGAGATGCTGCCGGTGGCCAACCAAGATGCTGCCGCCGAGGCGTCACCCAAGGCCAGCCACTCTGACGACATCGTCATGGTGGACGCCGAGGCGCAGCTCAATGCTCAAGGCGACGCAGACCTCATGGGCCCCTGCGCATTCCCGGCGCccatggagaagaagaagaaggaagaggaggggGATGGGTCCAATGCTGCCGTCCCCCCTCAGCACCAAATGGATGCGCATCCTGCTCCTGTAACAGAGGCTGAATCTGCCGGCGAGGCGGCAACACAGGACACGGGAGTCGAGCCCAGCACTGCTGCTGCACATGCAATGCCAGACGCTGAAGAGGGTGCTAGCATGGAATTGGACGCACCTTTGGCTTTGCTTGAGTTCACTGCTGGATCAAGTGGACACAGTGTACTGGACAGTGTGTTGGCTGATACTCCTatggccgccgaggatgccaccatgcCTGCTTCCATTGCCATGGATGCTGAGGATGCCGCCACACCAGTTTCCACTGCCAAGACCGTCAAGCCTAAAAGACGCTTCACACGGTCGCTGCTTGGACTGGACAGAGAGACCGCAGCCAGTGAAATTATAGGAGATGTCTCGCTTGATTTGTCTGCAACACCAGGGAGGAGGTTCACAAGGTCACTGCTCAAGCCAAAGGTGGAGGTGCCTCCTGCCAGCAGCCCGGTTGTGCCTGAAGAGCCCGTTGAAAGCACACCAGAGACCCCTCCATCGGTGACCAAGATGGAGATGAAGATGTCCAAGAAAGTTGCCTGCCTCTCAAAGCACCCAGGCAACACCAGAGATTTGCTCAGCACAGGACTGCTCGAGGGAATGCCGGTTATGTACATCATCCCTAATAGCAAG AAGCCTGTGCTTAAAGGTGTGATTGCAGGTTGCAATATATGTTGCTTTTGTGTTAAGTGTGATGGCTCCAAG GCTATTACTACATATTTCTTTGAACTACATGCTGGAAGCAGCAAAAAACACCCTGCAGAGTACATCTACTTAGCAAATGGTAATAGTTTGCGGGATGTGCTGCGTGCCTGTGAAAGTTCTCCTTTGGATTCTCTAGATAAAACAATCCAGTCCTGCATTGATCCCATGCTTACAAGGACCCGCACGAATTGTCTGAACTGCAACT GTGAGCTACCTTCACAAACGGAAGAACAGTTTCTGTGCCATCAGTGTTGCCCAGAGTCGAACCAACCTCAAGATCCTACTTCTCCGTTGGCATACAGCAAGAGCAGTTCCAG TCTGACTCCAAGTTCCAAGGAATCTTTGTTGAAGAGGATGTCGGCAAGCAAAGGCGCAAGTACCGGAAAAGTAACAACAAA GGATACGGGGCTACACAAACTGGTATTCAAGGTTTTGCTTGACGGTACTGAAGTAACCTACTATGTTGATGGGCAG AAAATAATCGATGGATACATCAAGGATCAAAGAATCTACTGTAACCATTGCAACAAAGTG GTCAGCCCCTCAGCGTTCGAAGCTCATGCGGGTGAGGGATCAAGACGCAAACC GTATGACAACATCTATACGTCAAATGGGGTATCCCTGCATGAGCTGTCGATGAGAATATCAAAAGACATGCAATTGTCGGAACGTGAAACTGATGATCTGTGCAGAGAATGTGGTCTAGGAGGGGATATTTTCCCTTGCAAAATGTGTCCAAGGTCATTTCACCCAG CTTGCGTTGGGCTGCCTGGAGTTCCCTTGGAGGAGTGGTTTTGTGATAACTGCACCATCCTCGTTCAGAAAGAAAAGGCTTTAGCAGCAAATAAGAATGCCAAGGCTGCTGGGAGGCAGGCCGGAGTCGATTCCATTGAGCAGATTTTGAAGAGGGCTATTAGAATCGTCCCAATCTGTGATGACCTTGGAGGATGCGCCTTATGCAA GAAAAAGGATTTTAACAATTCAGTATTTGATGAGCGCACTGTGATACTCTGTGATCAA TGCGAGAAAGAGTACCATGTAGGATGTTTGAGGAGCGAATGGCAGGTCGACCTGAAG GAATTACCAGAAGGGGAGTGGTTCTGTTGTGATAGTTGCTCTGAGATACGCTCCTCTTTGGACAAGATGATTTCTGAAGGAGCTCAGCCTTTGTCGGAGTCAGACCTTGATATCATAAGGAAGAAGCACGAGTCAAAAGGTTTGATCATGGACACCAATACAGAGATCAGATGGCAATTGGTTGCTGGTAGAAGTGCCACTGAAGATGGCAACTCATTGCTTTCTTCTGCTGTCCCAGTTATTCAT CAATCTTTTGATCCAATCATCGAAGCCCATACTGGTAGGGATCTAATTCCTGAGATGGTCCACGG GAGGAGACCTAAAGAAGGAATGCCAGGCCAAGATTACAGTGGAATGTACTGTGCGGTCTTAACTGTAGG TTCTACTGTCGTGTCGGCAGCACTTTTGCGTGTCATGGGAGGTGACGTGGCCGAACTGCCACTGGTTGCTACAAGTATGGATCTTCAAGGACTG GGCTACTTCCAAGTGTTGTTCTCATGCATCGAAAGGCTGCTAGTTTCGCTGAAGGTGAAGCACTTCATGCTTCCGGCCGCCCATGAAGCTGAAGCCATCTGGATGAAGAAGTTTGGCTTCTCTAAAATCCCTCAGGATGAG ATGGAAGCTTATCTTAACGGGGGACACCTCACCGTATTCCATGGAACCTTGAACCTGTACAAGGCCGTTCCATTGCCTGAATCTTAG